The Polaribacter sp. KT25b genome contains the following window.
CAAAAATGCCCGTATTTAAAAAAGGAATGTATTTTGCAGCTGGTGGAATTGTATTAACACTGATTCTGCTATTTATCTAAATATTCTTTTATCAAATTACTTTTTAAAGTAACTCTAGGAACTTTAAAATTGAAATATTCGTGAATCGGAATTTCAAAACCTTTGTGATTTAAGTAGTTATTTAAAGCCAAATTTAAACCTTCACTGTATAAATGATGCTCTGCTCCTGTTGGATCTTCGTGATACAAATCGTTTTCTGCAAAACCTTTAAATTCTGGACCAATTATGTTGATTTGAAATTCATCAGGATTTTTACCAACGGGACTATGACTTGTACACGCAAATTGATGCCAAAAAGCAGATTGAATACAATTATTTTGAAATAATTGACGTACAACTTCTAAAGAATCAATCGTTTCTTGTGCCGTTTCTGTTGGAAAACCAAACATTAAATACGCATGTGTCATTATATTTTCGTTTGCAAAAGCCTTCGTAACTCTAGCAACCTGACCAATATCTACTCCTTTTTTCATTTTATCTAACAACCTGTCGGATGCAACTTCCAAACCACCAGTTACAGCAATACAACCAGATTTTGATAATAAAGCACACAATTCAGCATCAAAAGTTTTTTCGAAACGGATGTTTGTCCACCAAGTAATATACACTTTGCGCTCAATCAATTTGTTTGCCAAAGCTCTCAACATTTTTGGCGGCGCAGCTTCATCTACAAAATGAAAACCTGTAATTCCTGTTTCTGATATTATTTTTTCAATTTTATCAACCAAATCATCCGAAGTTGTATTTTGATAATTACTGATATAATCTAGGTTTACATCACAAAAAGAACATTTTTTCCAATAGCAACCATGAGAAATTGTGAGTTTATTCCATTTTCCATCAGACCACATTCTGTGCATCGGATTCATGACATCTAAAAAAGACAAATATTTTTCTGTAGGCAAACCAACATAACTTGGCGCTGGTAAATTTTTATGATGAAAAATAGTATTTGGTAATTTATTCTGATAAATAACTGTATCATTTTTACAGATATACGTTCTTTCTAATTGCTCCTCTCCTATTTTTCCGTCTAAAAATTCGGTAATTCTTAATAACGGACCTTCTCCGTCATCCAAAGTAATAAAATCTACAAAATTAAAAATTCTAGTATCAGACAAACGTCTTAATTCGGTGTTACAATAACCTCCACCAAAACCAATTTTAATATTTGGATAATTTTGTTTTATAAACTGCGCACATCGCAAAGCAGAAAATAAGTTCCCAGGAAACGGAATTGTAAAACACACTAAATTAATATTTTTTTGTTGTAATTTTTCATCCAACAAATACAGCATTTCGTCTTCTATCAAAGTTGTTTCAAACTGTAAACATTCGTCTAACTCATCAAAACTAGAAGCTGCTCTACCAATTTGTTCTGCATAGCGTGTAAAAGAGAAAAACTCATCGACATTTACATTTATAAAATCGCCCAATTCTTCTACAAACAACGTTGCAATATGTTTGGCTTTATCTAAAATTCCTAATTTCCCAAACTCGGTTGTTAAATCTTTATCTAATTTTATGCGTCTGTGTCCGTGAGGTAAAAAATCTTTATGTACAATTTGATACGCAGCAGTAACTTCTTGCACACGCAAATAATTCATAACAGCATCTACCTTATTGATGTATTCTTCTTTTTGTTTCCAAACCAAAGGCAACTCTTTATTGCCCAACATTGCTGCTTGTTTAAAAATTGCATCTATAAACTCTTTGGTAAAAACTGCTGTAAACAACTCAATACTTAAATCCAATTGCTCGGTTTTTACATTTTTAGAATCTAAAAAACCTTTAATATATGCAGTTGCAGGATACGCAGTATTTAATTGTGTAAAGGGCGGAGTTATTAAAAGTGTATTTATAGACATGAATTATACATAAATTGCAAAGATACTATGTGATTTTGGAAAAGTAAGTGAAAAATTTGGTTGGTTTTTTGCGATGGAGATTGGAGAGTTGATTTTTGGTTGATAACTTGTTTAATAAGGAGTGGTTGTAATTGTGTTTTATATGCCTAAAAATACTCTAACTTCGTTAGCTTCGAATTTAAATAATTAAAACTACTTTATATCACTATTAAGTTAGCATACATTAAAATAAAAAAATGGCAAGAGAATTTCATTTAGGGCACTTCTTACAAGAATATCATTTCGAAAAAGCAGCTCTCCTTTTAAAAGAACAACTAAAACAGACAAGTCCTTTATATAACAATTTAGATTATACTTTATATAAGCAATCTTATATTAATGCAATAAATGTTTCTAAATTTTACGCTAATTTCATCAAAAGAGATTCTCTATATTATATTGAAAATCATTTTAATCATCCAGCATTTTATACAATTCTGGATGTTTTCTTTTTTAAAAATAAATTAATTTATTGACTTACATCAATTAGTTTAACTTGAGACAACATTAATTTTGTAATCGAAAATTAAATAGATTTTAAGATGATATTTACAGAATTAGAGACATTACAAACAATTGATAAAGACAGTCAAGAACGTTTAGAAAAAGCATTAATACATCTTCAAAACGGAAATGGAATTATCTTAACTGATGATAAAGACAGAGAAAATGAAGGTGATTTAATATTCTCAGCTCACAATATGACCATTAAACAAATGGCATTAATGATAAGAAAATGTAGCGGTATAGTTTGCCTTTGTTTAACAAATGAAAAAGCAGATTTACTTAATTTACCATATATGGTAAAAGAAAATACAAGTAGTTTTCAAACACCTTTTACAATTTCTATAGAAGCAAAAGAAGGAGTTACGACAGGCGTTTCTGCTAAAGATAGATTAAGAACTATAAAAGTGGCTGCTAATAAAAATGCAAAAAGTAACGATTTAGCGAAACCTGGTCATATTTTTCCTTTAAGAGCAAAAAATAATGGTGTTCTAGAAAGAAAAGGTCATACAGAAGGTAGCGTAGATTTAATGAAATTAGCTGACTTAAAACCAGAAGCAGTTTTGTGTGAATTAATGAACGATGACGGAACAATGGCAAAAACTGACACTATTTCACAATTTGCAAATGAGCATAATTTGATCGTTCTATCCATACAAGATATTATTCATTATCGTAAATTTGTAAGAGATTATAAATAAATGACAAACTATATTGAACTTACAAATTTCATAAAAAAGAATATTAACATTGAAGATGACGATTTAAAAATTGTGCTGTCTTATTTTAAAACAATAAAAAAAAAGAAACATGAAATTTTACTTTCTAACGGAAAAAATAGTCAAGTTAGTTATTTTGTAAAAAAAGGTTGTTTAAGACTATTTTACTTAGATGAAGAAGGTAAAGACGTAACGCGTTATATTGCTTTTGAAAATCAATTTGCAACAGAACTTGTTAGTTTTATAACAAAGCAACCTGCTCAAGAAACTATTCAAGTTATTGAAAATAGCGAACTTTTATACATCACCCACGAAGATTTTAGACATCTCATGAAAACTATTCCCAAATGGAAAGATTTTTATAGTATCTATTTAGAGAAAGCGTATGTAAATAATTCTAAAAGATTAATTTCTTTTACTACGCTAGATGCATCAGAACGATATAAACAATTATTTAAAATTAATCCAAATATTGTTAAACGTTTACCAAATAAGATTGTAGCTTCTTACATTAATATATCACAAGAAACTTTAAGTAGGATAAAATCTAAAATCTGATGATAAATATTTAAATTGACACTACATTCTAGTAAACATCACTCTAAAATATCTTTACTACCTAATAAAACAAGCATCCAGTATTTTAAATAATTCTGGATGTTTCTTTTAATGAAGTTTGATTTCTCAAAAAAAAATTATCAGTAATAACTAAAAAATCAATTTTAAGTTTTAATACTAATTTCACATAAAAAAGTATTATAAATATTTACATTTGAAGTATCAGAAAAAAATAATTTAAAAATGAAGACTTTAAGAGAACAAACGGATGCTAAAATTGCAGCTGGACGAAATGCAAAACCTGATTTTATGAAAGGTGTTGATGATATTATTGAGAAAGCAAAAGCTTTTGAAGAAGGCAAAAATGCATGTAAAGTTGGAGAAAAAGCACCCAATTTTGAGCTTCCAAATCCTGATGGAAAATTAATATCGTTAGATACATTATTAAATAATGGTCCTCTTGTTGTTACATTTTATCGTGGAGATTGGTGTCCTTATTGCAATTTACAATTAAGAGCTTTGCAAGCAAGATTAAGCGAAATTCATGACTTAGGAGCTACTTTAGTTGCTATTAGTCCGCAAGTTCCTGATGGATCTTTAACAAAAAGTGAAATTAGCGAAATGGATTTTACTGTATTATCTGATCAAGATGCAAAAGTAGCCACACAATTTGGTGTTGCATGGGAAGTACCTGAGTTTTTAGCCGAACATATGCGAGTTGATCGTAATCTTGATTTAGAAAAAATTAATAATGGAAATGGTAACGTTTTACCTATTCCTGCTACATTTATAGTAGGAAAAGACGGCACAGTTAAATGGAATTATGTAAATGTTGATTACAGAACACGTTCTGAACCTGAAGAAATTATTGAAGCTTTAAAAAAGTTATCTTAATTATTTATATTTACAAAACCTTAAAAAATTATCCATGAAATTTAAAATTATAACACTTTTTATAACCACTTTATTAGCTGTTAATTTCCAAGTTTCGGCACAAGAAACTACAGATACTTTATTAAAAAATGCTCAAGAAATAGCAAAAAAGGAAGGAAAATCTATTTTTATAAAATTTGAAGCTTCTTGGTGTGGTTGGTGTCATAAAATGACCAAAGACATGAAATCTGAGAAAACAAAAGAGTTCTTTGAAGACAATTATATTATGGTACCAGTTGTAGTAAATGAAGCAAAAGGAAAAGAACATTTAGAAAACCCAGGTTCTACAGCTTTATTAAAGCAATATAAA
Protein-coding sequences here:
- a CDS encoding Crp/Fnr family transcriptional regulator encodes the protein MTNYIELTNFIKKNINIEDDDLKIVLSYFKTIKKKKHEILLSNGKNSQVSYFVKKGCLRLFYLDEEGKDVTRYIAFENQFATELVSFITKQPAQETIQVIENSELLYITHEDFRHLMKTIPKWKDFYSIYLEKAYVNNSKRLISFTTLDASERYKQLFKINPNIVKRLPNKIVASYINISQETLSRIKSKI
- the ribB gene encoding 3,4-dihydroxy-2-butanone-4-phosphate synthase encodes the protein MIFTELETLQTIDKDSQERLEKALIHLQNGNGIILTDDKDRENEGDLIFSAHNMTIKQMALMIRKCSGIVCLCLTNEKADLLNLPYMVKENTSSFQTPFTISIEAKEGVTTGVSAKDRLRTIKVAANKNAKSNDLAKPGHIFPLRAKNNGVLERKGHTEGSVDLMKLADLKPEAVLCELMNDDGTMAKTDTISQFANEHNLIVLSIQDIIHYRKFVRDYK
- a CDS encoding thioredoxin family protein, coding for MKFKIITLFITTLLAVNFQVSAQETTDTLLKNAQEIAKKEGKSIFIKFEASWCGWCHKMTKDMKSEKTKEFFEDNYIMVPVVVNEAKGKEHLENPGSTALLKQYKGDKAGLPFWVILDSDLKIITDSFDANGQNLGGPASVEEVKEFINKIKKSAKKVTQKDVDNITNQFVTQ
- a CDS encoding peroxiredoxin-like family protein — encoded protein: MKTLREQTDAKIAAGRNAKPDFMKGVDDIIEKAKAFEEGKNACKVGEKAPNFELPNPDGKLISLDTLLNNGPLVVTFYRGDWCPYCNLQLRALQARLSEIHDLGATLVAISPQVPDGSLTKSEISEMDFTVLSDQDAKVATQFGVAWEVPEFLAEHMRVDRNLDLEKINNGNGNVLPIPATFIVGKDGTVKWNYVNVDYRTRSEPEEIIEALKKLS
- a CDS encoding radical SAM protein — encoded protein: MSINTLLITPPFTQLNTAYPATAYIKGFLDSKNVKTEQLDLSIELFTAVFTKEFIDAIFKQAAMLGNKELPLVWKQKEEYINKVDAVMNYLRVQEVTAAYQIVHKDFLPHGHRRIKLDKDLTTEFGKLGILDKAKHIATLFVEELGDFINVNVDEFFSFTRYAEQIGRAASSFDELDECLQFETTLIEDEMLYLLDEKLQQKNINLVCFTIPFPGNLFSALRCAQFIKQNYPNIKIGFGGGYCNTELRRLSDTRIFNFVDFITLDDGEGPLLRITEFLDGKIGEEQLERTYICKNDTVIYQNKLPNTIFHHKNLPAPSYVGLPTEKYLSFLDVMNPMHRMWSDGKWNKLTISHGCYWKKCSFCDVNLDYISNYQNTTSDDLVDKIEKIISETGITGFHFVDEAAPPKMLRALANKLIERKVYITWWTNIRFEKTFDAELCALLSKSGCIAVTGGLEVASDRLLDKMKKGVDIGQVARVTKAFANENIMTHAYLMFGFPTETAQETIDSLEVVRQLFQNNCIQSAFWHQFACTSHSPVGKNPDEFQINIIGPEFKGFAENDLYHEDPTGAEHHLYSEGLNLALNNYLNHKGFEIPIHEYFNFKVPRVTLKSNLIKEYLDK